ACATGAACTCCACGGGCCTCATGGCCATCGAGGCCTTGCGCAACGACCTCTACGACCGGCTGCTCTATCTGCCGCTGCGCTTCTTCAACGAATCCCAGGTGGGCATGCTCATGTCCCGCCTGATGAACGACGTGTCCCTGATCAGCCAGAGCCTGCCCTCCATGGTCATGTTCGTGCGCGAACTGTTCACGGTCATCGGCCTCATCGGCTACGTCATCTATCTGGACCGCGAACTGGCGTTCTGGGGCCTCATCGTCATGCCCGTCGTGGCCTGGGTCTTCAAGACCTTCAGCCGCAAGCTGCGGAAGATCGGCCGCAAGACCCAGGTCAACGCCTCGGACCTCACCGTGGTGCTCCAGGAGGGGCTGTCCGGCATCCGGGTCATCAAGGCCTTCGCCGCCGAGACCATCGAGGTGGGCAAGTTCAAGACCGAGAACCGGAATTTCCTCAAGTCCTCGGTCAAGCGCATCCGCGTGAGCGAGCAGTCCTCCCGGGTCATGGAGATCGTCGGGGCCTTGGCCGCCGGACTGGTGCTCTGGTACGGCGGCATGCGCGTCATCGAGGGCGGTCTCACCCCCGGCGCGCTGCTCTCGTTTCTCACCGCCCTGGCCATGCTCTATGAACCCATCAAGCGCATGAACAGCGCCAACATGGACATCCAGGCCGCCCTGTCCGGGGCGGAGCGGGTGTTCGACATCCTGGACGATCCGAGCCTGAAGGTCGAGACGGGCGGCTCGCTGGAGGCCGACGAGCCCTTCCGGGAACTGCTCGTGGAGAATATCCGCTTCACCTACGCCGAGGGCAACACTCCGGCCCTGGACGGGGTCAGCCTGCGGGTCCGCGCCGGGGAGCGGGTGGCCATCGTCGGCCCAAGCGGATCGGGCAAGACCACCCTGGTGAACCTCCTGCCCCGTTTCTTCGAGCCCCAGGAAGGCCGCATCCTGCTCAACGGTCATGATCTTTCCGAGTACACCCTGTCGAGCCTGCGGCGATCCATGGGCATCGTGTCCCAGGATTCCTTCCTGTTCAACGACACTGTGAGCGGCAACATCGCCTACGGCATGCGCCGCGAGTACAGCCAGGCCGAGATCGAGGACGCGGCCCGGGCCGCCTATGCCCACGAGTTCATTTCCCAGCTGCCGGAAGGCTATGGCACGCTGGTGGGTGAGCGGGGGGTCAAGCTCTCCGGCGGCCAGAAACAGCGCCTGACCATCGCCCGGGCCATTCTCAAGAACCCGCCCCTGCTCATCCTGGACGAGGCCACCAGCGCCCTGGACACCGAGAGCGAGCGCATCGTCCAGCTGGCCCTGGAAAACCTCATGCGCGACCGGACGAGCATCGTCATCGCCCACCGGCTGTCCACGGTGCTCACCGCGGACCGCATCGTGGTCATGGAGCACGGCCGCGTGCTGGCCCAGGGCCCCCACAAGGAACTCCTGGAGCGCTGCCCGCTGTACGCGCGGCTGTACAACATGCAGTTCGCCGAGTCCGGCCCCGGGGAATTCCCTGAAGAAGGCTGCTCCCTATAGGCCGGACCGCGTCCTTCGCGGTGTTTTGCCCAGGGGGCGGCCGGTTTACACCTTCAGGCAAACTGGATAAGAATCCCGCACCGGGCGTTTCATCCTGTTTCCCGCGGCGGGCTTCGCGTCCGCCCGGCCTGCCCGGCGAGGTTCCTTTTTCACCATGCTGTGCGCCATACCTATTGAAATCGCCATGCGGGAGCTGGACGGAATGCTCCATCTCTCACTGCACCTGGCCGCGCGCGGCCTGCCCACGCTTCTCGGCGAGCGCATGGTCAACCGTTACGTGCTGTCCTCCGGCAAGCCGGTGATCTACTTCGACAGCGATCAGGACGTCTCGGTCAACGAGGCCGTGCTGGCCGCCGGGGGCGAGGTCGTCAACCTGAACCCAGAGGGCCTCAACCAGTGGGACCGGGCGGAGATCGTGGACAACCACCTGCGCATCCTGCCCTGCGTCTCGCGCATCTGCGCCTGGGGCGAGCATCAGGCCCGCCTGATGCGCTCCCGGATGCCCTCGGACAAGGCCGGGCTCGTCACGGTCACGGGCTACCCGTCCTTTGACCTCGCCAACCGGAGATTCCTGCCGTACTACCGCGACGAGTCCCTGGTCCGGCTGCACGGCGAGGATTACATCCTCATCAACACGAGCTTCACCTGCAACCACGTGATGGGTTTCGAGCACTACATCGCCATGCTCGGCCGGATGAAGGAATGGCGCATCTACAAGGATGAGCAGTTCATCACCTTCAAGCGCCGCGCCGCCGAGTACCAGCGGCGACTGCTGGAGCCCTTCGCCCTGCTGGCCCGCCACCTGGCGACCCGTTTTCCCGGGCGGCACGTGATCATCCGGCCGCATCCCGTGGAGAACATGGATTTCTACCGCGAGCGGACCAGCGACCTGCCCAATGTCTTCGTGGACCGGAGCGGCTCGGTGCGCAACTGGATCGCCACGGCCCAGGCGGTCATCCACCACGATTGCACCACCGGCCTGGAAGCCCTGCTCATGGGCAAGCCGCTCATCCAGTACCGGCCGATATTCGATGCGGAGCTGGCCGCGCCGATCGTCTGCGGCCTCGGGGAACCGGCCGAAACCCAGGAAGCGGTTGCGGACATCATCGCCGGGCTCCAGCCGGGCGCCCTGGTCACCCCGCCGGGCGGGCTCCTGGCCCCTTATTTCGCCAACCTGGAGCGGAGCGCCGCGCGGAGCATCGCGGAGATCGCCTCGGGATACGCCGCCGACGGTCGGGAGACATGGGCGCCCCAGCCCCTGGGCGCGTGGGAGGCCATCAAGTGCTGGCGGAAATACGTCAGCAAGCTCATCCGCGCCCGCCAGCCGGGGCGCAACGGCCGCAAGGTGCGTTACGCCCTGGCCAAGTTCCCCAGGCTTCCCGTGGCCGAGGTCCAGAACCGGATCAGCCGTCTGGCCGCCATCCAGCCCGAATTGCCGCCGGTCAGCGTGACGCGGCTGGCGCTGAACACCTATCTGGTCCGCCCGGCCGCCTGACCCTCCGATCCGCCTCCGACCCTGTGGTTTCTTTGCCTTTTGGCTTGGCCGGTGCTATGAAAACGGCCAGGACGGAGGACGTCATGGAGTTGAACGGCAAGCGGATTCTGGTCACCGGGGCGGACGGGTTCATCGGTTCGCACCTCACCGAGCACTTGGTGCGCCAGGGGTTCCGGGTGCGGGCCTTCGTGCTCTACAATTCCTTCAACTCCTGGGGATGGCTGGACGAATCGCCCGAGGAGATCAAGGCCGAACTGGACGTCTTCGCCGGGGACATCCGCGACCCCAATGGGGTGCGCCGGGCCATGGAGGGCTGCGACGTGGTCCTCAATCTGGCCGCGCTCATCGCCATCCCCTATTCCTACCACTCCCCGGACACCTACGTGGACACCAACGTCAAGGGCGCGCTGAACGTGGTCCAGGCTGCCCGCGACCTGGGCGTGGAGCGCGTGGTCCAGACCTCCACCAGCGAGGTCTACGGCACGGCGCGGTTCGTGCCCATCACCGAGGAGCACCCCCTCCAGCCCCAGTCGCCCTATTCGGCCTCCAAGATCGGCGCGGACCAGATCGCGCTCTCGTTCCACCACGCCTTCGGCACGCCGGTGTCGGTGATCCGGCCCTTCAACACCTATGGCCCCCGGCAGTCCGCCCGGGCCGTGATCCCCACCGTGATCACCCAGATCGCCACCGGCGTCCGCCGGGTCCGGCTCGGGGCCCTGCACCCCACGCGGGACTTCAGCTTCGTGGAGGACATCGCGCGCGGGTTCGTGGAAGTGGCCCGGGCCGACGCCTGCCTGGGGCAGGTCACCAACATCGGCAGCGGCTTCGAGATCTCCATCGGCGATACGGCCCGGACCATCGCCGAGGTCATGGACGCGGACATCGAGATCGTCTGCGACCAGGAACGCCTACGGCCGGAAAACAGCGAGGTGGAACGTCTCTTCGCGGGCATCGACCGGGCCGCCGAGCGCTGTGGCTGGCGTCCTGAATACGCCGGACTCGACGGCTTCCGGCGCGGACTCGCGCGCACCGTGGAATGGTTCCGGAACCCCGACAATCTCCGGCGCTACAAGGCCGGCCGCTACAACATCTGACCGCCGGAGCGGACCAGCATATGAAGGATTGGAGAAAGGCCCTGGTTTCCGCCGACGGCACGGTGCGGGACGCCGTGCAGGCGCTCAATGACGGCAGCGTGCGCGTGGCCCTGGCCGTGGACGAGGACGAGCGCCTCCGGGGCGTGGTCACGGACGGCGACATCCGGCGCGGCCTGCTGGCCGGCAAGGGCCTGGAAAGCCCGTTGAGCGACGTCCTGGTCACGACATTCTGCGCCGCGCGGCCGGGCGATGACGACGCCTCCATCCTGGCGACCATGCGCGGCAAGGACATCCTCCAGATGCCCGTGCTGGACGCCGCGGGCCGGGTCATCGGCCTGAAGGTGCTCGGCGAACTCTCCGCGCCTCGGCCGCGCGACAACTGGGTGGTGCTCATGGCCGGGGGCCTTGGAACGCGGCTGCGACCGCTCACCGAGGAGTGCCCCAAGCCCCTGCTGCCCGTGGGCGGGCAGCCGCTGCTGGAAACCATCATGCAGCAGTTCATCCAGCACGGCTTCCACAATTTCTTCATTTCCGTGAACTACCGCGCCGACATGGTCGAGGAGTGCTTCGGCGACGGCTCCCGGCTGGGCGTGCGCGTGGAGTACCTGCGCGAGCGCGAGCCCCTGGGCACCGCCGGGGCCCTGGGCCTGCTGCCCCGCAAGCCGGACCGCCCGGTCTTCGTCATGAACGGCGACCTGCTCACCCGGGTGGACTTTCCCGGCATGCTCGACTTTCATCTGGCCCAGGGGGCGCGCGCCACCATGGCCGTGCGCGGATTCGACATCCAGGTGCCCTACGGCGTGGTGGACGTGCGCGAAAACCGCATCGTGGGCCTGGAGGAGAAGCCGGTGCAGAAGTTCTTCGTCAACGCGGGCATCTACGTCCTGGATCCCGGGACCGTGGCGGAGATCGCCCCGGATGCCTATCTCGACATGCCCTCCCTGTTCTCCCGGCTCATGGAGCAGGGCCGCCCCACGGCCGCCTTCCCCATCCACGAGTACTGGATGGACATCGGCCGCAGACAGGATTTCGACCAGGCCAATTGCGACTTCGACCTGCACTTCCAACGCCAGGAGCGCTAGATGCGGGTCCTGGTCGTCGGCTTCGGCTCCATCGGCGAGCGCCACGCCCGCCTGCTGGCCGGACTGGGCCACGAGGTGGCCTGTCTGACCCGCAGCCCGGACTGTCAGCACCCGGTCTTCGACTCGGCCGGGGCGGCCCAGGCGGCGTTCCGGCCCGAGGCGGCGGTGGTGGCCACGGCCACGGCCGACCACCAGCGTTCCCTGGAGGACTTGGCCCAGGCCGGATTCCAAGGCCGGATTCTGGTGGAGAAGCCGCTCTTCCACCGCGCGGACCTGCGCGTCCCCCTGGGACTCGGGCCGGTGTACGCGGGCTACAACCTGCGTTTCCATCCCCTGGTCCCCAGGCTGCTGGAATTGCTTCATGGCCGCGTCGTCGTCTCCATCCAGGCCTACGTGGGCCAGCATCTTTCGACCTGGCGGCCGGGCCGGGACTTCCGGCAATGCTATTCCGCGCACCGGGATCAGGGCGGCGGCGTGCTGCGCGACCTGTCCCACGAGCTGGACCTCGTGCAGCTCCTGGCCGGGCCCTGGGCGCGGGTGGCGGCGGTGCTCGGAACCTTCGGCGACCTGGGCATCGAGTCCGAGGACACGGCCTGCCTGCTTCTGGAAACCGCGCGTTGCCCCGCCGCCACCATCCAGCTCAACTACCTGGACCCCGGGGCGCGACGGGAACTGCTGGTTCTGGCCCAAGGGCTGAGCCTCAAGGCCGACTTCGTGGCCGGAACCTTGGAAACGCCGGAAGGCGTCGAACGCTTCGCGGCCGAACGGGACACGACCTATCTGGCCCAGGCCCGGGCCTTGGCCGGGGACTGCGCCGGGCTCTGCACCCAGGGCGAGGCCGAACAGACCCTGGCGCTCATCGACGCCGCGGAACAGGCCGCCCGGGATGGGCGGTGGGTGCGCGCATGACACCGAAAATCTGGGGATTCATCTTTGCCCGCGGCGGTTCCAAGGGCCTGCCGGGCAAGAACATCCGGCCCCTGGACGGCGTGCCTCTGCTGGGCCACGCCGTGCGCGCCGCCCGCGACAGCGGTTGCGTCGAGCGGGTCATCGTCTCCACCGACGACCCGGCCATCGCCGAGGCGGCCCGCGCCTGCGGGGCCGAGGTTCCCTTCCCGCGCCCGGCCGAGCTGGCCCGGGACGACACGCCGGAATGGCTGGCCTGGCGGCACGCCGTGGATTCCCTGGACGACTTCGATGTCTTCGTCTCCCTGCCCGCCACGGCCCCGCTGCGCATCGGCGCGGACGTGAAGGCCTGCGTGGAGGCTTACCTGCGGGGCGACTGCGACGTGGTCATCACCGTGCGCGCGGCCGAGCGCCATCCCTCGTTCAACATGGTCCGGCTGGACGAGAGCGGCTACGCCTCGGTGCTCATGCCCCGGGACGGCGTGACCCGGCGGCAGGACGCCCCGGCGGTCTTCGACATGACCACCGTGGCCTACGTCACCTCGCCGCGTTTCATCCGCGAACATTCCGCCCTGTTCCAAGGCCGGGTGCGGGCGGTGGAGATTCCGGCCGAGCGGGCCGTGGACATCGACACGGAACTGGATTTCGCCTTCGCGGAATTTCTCATGCAGCGCCGCAACCAAGGAAAGAAGCCATGAAGAGCATCCGGGAACTCATGGACCTGAGCGGCCGCGCGGCCCTGGTCACCGGCGGGGCCGGGCACATCGGCCGGGCCTGCGGCGAGGCTTTGGCCGAAATGGGCTGCGCCGTGGCCGTCATCGACCTGGACGAGGGCGGCTGCCGCGAAACGGCCGACGACCTGGCGCGGCGCTTCGGCGTGGCCACTCTGGCCCTGGCCCTGGACCTGGCCGACGAGAAGGCCGTGGTCGCCGCGCCGGACCGCGTGGCCGACGCCCTGGGCTCCCTGGGCATCCTGGTGAACTGCGCGGCCTTTGTCGGCACCTCCAAGCTCCAGGGCTGGGGCGTGCCCTTCGAGCAGCAGCGCCTGGACACCTGGCGCGCGGCCCTGGAGGTCAACCTCACCGCGCCCTTCGCCCTGATCCAGGCCGCGGCCCGGCATCTGCGCGCCTCGGGCCACGGCTCGGTGGTCAACGTGGGCTCGACCTACGGCGTGGTGGGCCCGGACTGGAGCCTCTACGAGGGCACGTCCATGAGCAACCCGGCGGCCTACGCCGCCAGCAAGGGCGGCCTGATCCAGCTCACGCGCTGGCTGTCCACCACCCTGGCTCCGGACGTGCGCGTGAACAGCCTCTGCCCGGGTGGCGTCTTCCGCAACCAGCCCGAGTCCTTCGTGCGGCGCTACGAGGCCCGCACCCCGGCGGGGCGCATGGCCACGGAAGAGGACATGAAGGGCACCCTGCTCTATCT
The window above is part of the Desulfovibrio aminophilus genome. Proteins encoded here:
- a CDS encoding NAD-dependent 4,6-dehydratase LegB is translated as MELNGKRILVTGADGFIGSHLTEHLVRQGFRVRAFVLYNSFNSWGWLDESPEEIKAELDVFAGDIRDPNGVRRAMEGCDVVLNLAALIAIPYSYHSPDTYVDTNVKGALNVVQAARDLGVERVVQTSTSEVYGTARFVPITEEHPLQPQSPYSASKIGADQIALSFHHAFGTPVSVIRPFNTYGPRQSARAVIPTVITQIATGVRRVRLGALHPTRDFSFVEDIARGFVEVARADACLGQVTNIGSGFEISIGDTARTIAEVMDADIEIVCDQERLRPENSEVERLFAGIDRAAERCGWRPEYAGLDGFRRGLARTVEWFRNPDNLRRYKAGRYNI
- a CDS encoding SDR family oxidoreductase gives rise to the protein MKSIRELMDLSGRAALVTGGAGHIGRACGEALAEMGCAVAVIDLDEGGCRETADDLARRFGVATLALALDLADEKAVVAAPDRVADALGSLGILVNCAAFVGTSKLQGWGVPFEQQRLDTWRAALEVNLTAPFALIQAAARHLRASGHGSVVNVGSTYGVVGPDWSLYEGTSMSNPAAYAASKGGLIQLTRWLSTTLAPDVRVNSLCPGGVFRNQPESFVRRYEARTPAGRMATEEDMKGTLLYLAGDLSRYVTGQNIMVDGGWTAW
- a CDS encoding acylneuraminate cytidylyltransferase family protein, translating into MTPKIWGFIFARGGSKGLPGKNIRPLDGVPLLGHAVRAARDSGCVERVIVSTDDPAIAEAARACGAEVPFPRPAELARDDTPEWLAWRHAVDSLDDFDVFVSLPATAPLRIGADVKACVEAYLRGDCDVVITVRAAERHPSFNMVRLDESGYASVLMPRDGVTRRQDAPAVFDMTTVAYVTSPRFIREHSALFQGRVRAVEIPAERAVDIDTELDFAFAEFLMQRRNQGKKP
- a CDS encoding nucleotidyltransferase family protein; this encodes MKDWRKALVSADGTVRDAVQALNDGSVRVALAVDEDERLRGVVTDGDIRRGLLAGKGLESPLSDVLVTTFCAARPGDDDASILATMRGKDILQMPVLDAAGRVIGLKVLGELSAPRPRDNWVVLMAGGLGTRLRPLTEECPKPLLPVGGQPLLETIMQQFIQHGFHNFFISVNYRADMVEECFGDGSRLGVRVEYLREREPLGTAGALGLLPRKPDRPVFVMNGDLLTRVDFPGMLDFHLAQGARATMAVRGFDIQVPYGVVDVRENRIVGLEEKPVQKFFVNAGIYVLDPGTVAEIAPDAYLDMPSLFSRLMEQGRPTAAFPIHEYWMDIGRRQDFDQANCDFDLHFQRQER
- a CDS encoding surface carbohydrate biosynthesis protein, coding for MLCAIPIEIAMRELDGMLHLSLHLAARGLPTLLGERMVNRYVLSSGKPVIYFDSDQDVSVNEAVLAAGGEVVNLNPEGLNQWDRAEIVDNHLRILPCVSRICAWGEHQARLMRSRMPSDKAGLVTVTGYPSFDLANRRFLPYYRDESLVRLHGEDYILINTSFTCNHVMGFEHYIAMLGRMKEWRIYKDEQFITFKRRAAEYQRRLLEPFALLARHLATRFPGRHVIIRPHPVENMDFYRERTSDLPNVFVDRSGSVRNWIATAQAVIHHDCTTGLEALLMGKPLIQYRPIFDAELAAPIVCGLGEPAETQEAVADIIAGLQPGALVTPPGGLLAPYFANLERSAARSIAEIASGYAADGRETWAPQPLGAWEAIKCWRKYVSKLIRARQPGRNGRKVRYALAKFPRLPVAEVQNRISRLAAIQPELPPVSVTRLALNTYLVRPAA
- a CDS encoding ABC transporter ATP-binding protein, translating into MSDGKKSIAHLGSRQLLKRCLSYFLPFKKRLALAVVGMLVVAPCGAASAWLVKLAVDDVLIRKDVQALKLVTLGIFLLMSLKGVFRFIQTYYMNSTGLMAIEALRNDLYDRLLYLPLRFFNESQVGMLMSRLMNDVSLISQSLPSMVMFVRELFTVIGLIGYVIYLDRELAFWGLIVMPVVAWVFKTFSRKLRKIGRKTQVNASDLTVVLQEGLSGIRVIKAFAAETIEVGKFKTENRNFLKSSVKRIRVSEQSSRVMEIVGALAAGLVLWYGGMRVIEGGLTPGALLSFLTALAMLYEPIKRMNSANMDIQAALSGAERVFDILDDPSLKVETGGSLEADEPFRELLVENIRFTYAEGNTPALDGVSLRVRAGERVAIVGPSGSGKTTLVNLLPRFFEPQEGRILLNGHDLSEYTLSSLRRSMGIVSQDSFLFNDTVSGNIAYGMRREYSQAEIEDAARAAYAHEFISQLPEGYGTLVGERGVKLSGGQKQRLTIARAILKNPPLLILDEATSALDTESERIVQLALENLMRDRTSIVIAHRLSTVLTADRIVVMEHGRVLAQGPHKELLERCPLYARLYNMQFAESGPGEFPEEGCSL
- a CDS encoding Gfo/Idh/MocA family protein is translated as MRVLVVGFGSIGERHARLLAGLGHEVACLTRSPDCQHPVFDSAGAAQAAFRPEAAVVATATADHQRSLEDLAQAGFQGRILVEKPLFHRADLRVPLGLGPVYAGYNLRFHPLVPRLLELLHGRVVVSIQAYVGQHLSTWRPGRDFRQCYSAHRDQGGGVLRDLSHELDLVQLLAGPWARVAAVLGTFGDLGIESEDTACLLLETARCPAATIQLNYLDPGARRELLVLAQGLSLKADFVAGTLETPEGVERFAAERDTTYLAQARALAGDCAGLCTQGEAEQTLALIDAAEQAARDGRWVRA